GTTCCACCATAAAGAACCTAACCAGCTCATCAGTTCACATGACTGCTAGAAATTGGGAGCTCCTCAAGTTCCACAACGCCGATTCCGCGTGTCGCCTATCCACGACTTGGTCTCTAGGCCACACCAACGGATGCAATGCTAGCGTAAAAATGGAATGGATACAAATATATCTCGGATACTTATTGTTCGATGTTGATTTTTTTTCCATTACCAGATATAAATATGAATACGAATATGAAATGAGTAGTTCATAATTCATATACATGTACTCGATTTATGATACCTATTTTGTGCATTTGTTTGTTGTCCAAGGTTTCTTTGTGAAGTACTGAAAATAGCAACCAGAGAGAGATGAACAGAAGCCTCAAATTCCTTTTCTAAATATTCAGCCGTTGTGTGAAAATAACCGTCAAACATATAAAGTAAACATAGTGATGTCCACAACCCAAATAAGTGGGTAGATATTCAGTAAGAACATAACGGGCCACCATAAACAAGAAATGCTTCACGAACCGAAGGACATAGAATGAGATACTCAACTCATAGGAGAAGAGGCGAGTTTCTAAATCTAAAATACTCAAGCCAACTGATGATGAGAGTACCTATTTTAGCTTTTACTGTCTACTTTCTCAGGGAGATGGTTAAGGCCCTCAGAATATAGAGGAGAGCGCCAGGCACAGATTTCTAGAATACTTCTACGGGTATACAGGTTCCTTGGCACGATGGAAAACCAACACAAAAAGTGGAGACTAAACTACTTTAGTCCCTTTTTAGTCAGATTGTTTAGCTGTTTAATCACTAAAGTGACAAAAGTTCAGTAGCTACTAAACTTCAGTCATGGGAAACCAAACGCAGCCTCGATAGTCACAAAATTCCACACATACGAGCAATATTTTACCAAACTTTTTCTTTGAATTTTGTCGTGTTGCGcatgaaaaaaaaatttagaactaccTTGGTTTCAATTCCTGGGTCCGCCACTGCTTAGGCCCACAATTAATATTTAATCAGATGCGTTAAGGTGGGTAACATAGTTTTAGGTGACATATATTTTACAATTCCTTAGCTCCTTTATGGTATAgatttgctcctttatggtatAGATATAGATGGATGTTTAAAAGCTGGTTGATCATCTAAAAGATAATAATGATCCTTTTGCAATTCTACTGACCCACGTTTTTCCTGTTTACTTCCTAGTTCCTTCCTACTGACCATTCGACGCCCAGCGCCTCGTCGCCTTCGCCTGACCCTCGCGTGCTAACTTCCGAGCCGAGGCAAAATGCGGCGCCCGCGCGACGCCAGCGACGGCGACGAGGATACCGGCAACCCGTCGAGCTCCGCTGTCAATGGCGCTGTCtaatatgttcaattcattccttagcttgcaaaacctcttctcatcaattggcttggtgaatatatcggcaagttgatcttcggtgcccacactctcaatacaaatgtcccctttttgttgatgatctcttataaaATGATGacggacatctatatgctttgttcttgaatgttgaaccgggttgttagtGAGCTTCACTGCACTCTCAttatcacatagcaatggcacttgtttgaacTTGATTCCAAAATCATTCAAAGTAGCCTTCATCCAAAGTTATTgagcacaacaactaccagctGATCAAATGCACAAACCACGGACAACACGCCAGCAACTCACGCCACACCTGTCCGGGAACTGCACCCGACATGTTTGGTAAACATGACCTCAAAAAAGCCAATGAACCAAGCACAGTCCGCATGTACCGGACACGTCCCGTATAGTGAACAACACAAAGCAACTTTAGGAGAAAAATCGAAAACCCTATCAAATGGTgtccaaaaattataaaattttaaTCAAAACAACTAGGAAGGTCTTCACCAAATTTCAGCTCCAAACTCAAAAGTTTGGGACATGTCCGACATTTACACTGGACATGTACAGTATGTACGAGCAGTTCTCGAGAAAAATCGATTCAACAACCAAAACTCGATCAAAATCAACTCGAATTGACTTGAAACTTTGCAGAGAGAAAAACACATAGTAGGTAGGCTACTCCTAGAAGATCATCGCCCAAGACAAACTCTAACTCCGTgaatagaaaaaaaatccaTGCAAGAATGAGTTTTTCTCCCAAAAAATTGAATCGCCCCGATCTTTGAGTTCGTGAGGATTTAGAAATTTTTCTTCGGTGGAATGGATCAACTCTTGTCCTAGTTCATCTTCCAACAATCGGTTTGATCCAAAACACACCAAAACTCAAGATCCAAGAAAGAACGTGAGAGGAGGGGGAAAGAAAAAACGATCACAAAGAACACAAAACAACTAAAAAAACACCATGAACTCATATTCTTAAAGCTCAGAGGACATCAAGAGGTTAAGGCCACTCTTCCAACTTAGCAAGATTCACTGTTGTTTACGTAGACGGATGAAATATCTACAGACCTCTACAACAAAGCTAGAGAATAGGAAAACCTAAATGAGAAAATCGAAACTAGAGAGGTAAACTGAGTGGAGGCAGCCTCATTTATTTATATAGGCCTATATATTACACAACTCTTAGTGCTCCAAGATATTTTAGGTCGAAGCACCTAGCCTGAGGGTATTATGGTCTAACCCAATTTCTGTCGATTGGACGACCACGCTTCGTGCATAGATCAACTTCGCCTTGACACAACCTCTGTGATTCCACCACGTGTCGTCCCGTTCTTCCTCGGAACCTACATCCGGGTTTTGAGGTCCAAATCCGAAAACCATCCATTCGATGGTTTTGAGACCCAAACCACCAAACTGTCCATGAGTAGTGTACTCCATACGCGTTCTCCACCACTCGACGTGTGTCACCTCCGCCCTCGATCGCCCGGCCGCCAAGTCTttcaaagcctccactcgactTGTTCGACTGTCTTCTTGATTCGGTGAACACTATCACTCTCATATACACTTGCACTTGTTAATATCTCCAGATATCAGCCACCACGACTGATCACAAGGCCTCCTGATCCCTTGAGTCCAAGCCTCACGTTCGTCTTTTACCACTCCCGGTCCCACAGTTTAGAAAGATGTAAAGCTGCCTGTGTCGTGCATTTGTTCGTGGTAGATTCAATGACTTCCCAATCGTTCACTACCAAAatggtggagttctcctagtgtttttagttagtaataaaacactaccactagtcaaacactagggaatcctcactagaaggcatttactagggaaagtttatactaaattttaaatgctaaaacactaggagaaccccACATTACTAGGAGAAATTGAAAAATCTAGTTGTGGTTGCAATGCTTGCTTGACCTGGGGCCAGCAAAGGTCAGCGCATAAACAACAGGCGAGGCCATGTCGGCACCACGGGGACACGGAGCCTGACCGTAATGTACCTAACCGTAAATCTCACCACAGAAACAGCCATCTCTACAGTAAATTTCTACAGTGCAGACCAGCTCTTAGAAAGTGGAGGCATGAAGCAACCACAATTGCGAGAGAGCTAGCAATATCTTGTATGGCCACATATAAGACATATATGATTTCAAATTAAGGTAGAACGTGCGTGCGTGTGCTACGATCTTAGGAGTAAATGTGTCGTCTGTTTTTGTGCTGCGTCTTGCAAAAAGTTATAATCACAAAAATAAaatgagaagaaaaagaaaaaaatcctTGCAGCAAAGGgagtaaaataaaataaaataaatagtccAAAGCAAGCAAGTGGAATGGAAAAAAGCTCCCACGAGTCGTGTGGAACTGTGGGGGGGACCAAAACTCAATTTGCTTGCGGCAGGAGGAACcaacaaaaacatatttaggcCAATAAGAGCATGAACTGAAAGTGAAGGAAGGAAGAGGGTGCGCCCTATATATAGCCGTCGGCCGTCGCCATCagataagagcaagtattatagcaggCTGTAAGTCAGCTAAATGTTGAGATGGAGAAGAGAGACGACTTACAGCCGGCTCAGAAACAAAAACCAAGAAAATCTATGAGACAGACAAGTGGGTCAtatattaatagtgatgagctaaccaTTATATGAGTAGGTTACAAGAAGACTGTAAAGAAATCTTACAGCCAGCAGCTGGCTatattataatacttgctctaaggcAACAAGTGGCACAACTTTTTAAGTGGATGTGTAACTTTGATCATCGCTGAGACATAACAGAAGGTTGTTGGTTTGCTTTCATGCGGCAGGTGCATATTAGCGGAACCAGCTTCTTTCCATGCGACatattttttttcccttttctttaCCACACAAATTACACCTACAGCTTTAGCTTTTTTTGTGTCCCGGCCGTTTAATTTTACATAAGGCCCACAGCTACAATATTATATATGTTTCTTTCCTTGAGCTTGCATGGACAAATCGAAAAAAAAATTCGGAGATAAGAGCTTTTATTTTCAGAAGAGGCGTCAGTTTCGTACATCACTGTAAACAACTTTAGGAGACAAAATATTTTTGGAGACATTCATAAAATATGTTCTCTAAAATGGATTTTAGTTGCAGACATCTTAAGCAGACCGTCTTTGTAAATAGTCATTTAAAGATACTGTCCATTTAAGATGTCCACCTTTGAAAGTTTATTTTTATAGATGAGCAACTTATTATATAGGTCGCTTGTAAAAAACTTTTAGAACAACATTTAACTCTAGCATAGCGTTGTCACCACCCTTAGACCCCCGTCCCACACTATCTCCTCTCTTTTTCTCTCCCTCAACCATTTCGGTAAACCTCCTTCTCCCTCAATCGCCATTGTCAACCCACCCACACCACTGGACAATGATCCCCCAAACCTACCTAGGCGTCTACGCCCCAGACCCACCCTACCTAATGGGCGCTGCGCTTCCCAATCTAGTGGGTTGCCCCTTCCACTCCCCACCATGGTGGGCATCATCTCACCATCAGTGTTGATCTCACGGTTTGCCTCTGGTACTTGGTAGATATGAGCTCCATCTCTTCATATCCGCAGAGGAGGGCAGGAGGCAACACTACTATAAAAATGATTAATGGAAACGGGAAAAAATGATTAAACGAGGCGGTTTTTGCAACCGCCTCGAAACAAAGGTCACGGTAAATGGCCTATTTTTCGAGATGGTTGtctgcccgccacggttaatcgaataaaaaaataaaaaaaaccatGGACAGGCCCGCGAGCCCATCCACAGACCCGCTGAGCCCATCCATGCCCGCCGTTGCTCGCCGTCGGCGTCCTTCACCGGATCCGGCCTTGCCGCCACCGGATCTGGCCACCCCGACGCCAAATCCGGCCTCGGCCGCGCCGGCACCCGCCACTGGAGGAGCACGCCCGCCGCAAATGGAGGAGGGGGCCGCCGAGATCCTCGTCGACGCACATGGAGGAGGGGGCCTCGGGCTCCCTGTCGGTGCAGATGGAGGAGGTGGCGTCGAGCTCTCCATCGGCACAGATGAAGGAGGGGGGCGGGCTTCCTGTGCAGTACAAATGGAGGCTGGGGCCGTTGGCCTCCCCatcgaggaggaggaagaggggcgCGGGAAGGGAGCGGAGGGAGGAGTTGGGGCGCTGCGTGCGTGGCGGGGAGCagccgctgctgctgccgctgctccAGGGTGAGCGGGCGTCGTCGCGGCTCGCAAGAGAGCGTTGGGTCAGTGGGAGAAGGACAGGGGGCGCACGTCGGGCCAGTGGGAGGAGGGGAGGGTGAGGGGAGGGGGCCGGTGCTGCTGGTAGGGAAGGGGCGGCAGGATTGGGAGGGAAGAGGATCAGGATGGGAGTGAGAGATGGGTCAAAGAAGGAAACCCTAGCTCCATATTTATATGATGACTGCTATCGGACCGATATGGGTTGTCTACTGGGCCACTATTTTAAGAGGCGGGCTTCATAatatgcccgcctcggttaatggatTTACCGAGGCGGTTGCGTTATAATGTCCGTTTCGGTTAATaggtattaaccgaggcggtcatATTACATTGCCCGTCTTGGTTAATAAAATATAACCGTCTTGGTTAATCCGAGGTATTAATCGAGACAGTTGTAACTACTGTCCGActcgaaagaaaaaataaaaatgcctCGCAACAGATTTTTGTAGTGGTGCAACACCCTAGCCACTTCAGTGCGGGTGAGAATGTTGTCACCGTGGTTAGCTTCATGTATTGGCCCTGTCATTGCGCCACATCGATGCTATTCACCTCCTTCGGCCACTGCGCCAAGTAAGTACGTTCTATTAGTGTCTATAAAATAACTTATTCTACGGCCAGTTCGAGTTTCGATACTATAACattatgataaatattattttttctctCTCAAAAACTTATAGTAAATATCATCATGAGTTATATTATCACATGTATCATGAATATGTATCCactttattatatatttataaaaatacacacacacacacatgacaCATCATCATGTCCATGAAACATGATAGGAGTTGGAAAATATAGGTGAATCAATAATACAACAATCAAGCATCATAGTATAGCACGAACACAAGACAAGTGAGTCAGAGTCGATCACATCTGTTGTTTCTTGAGCGAGTAGAGCGCCTTGAAGATGCCCACCAGCACCCCGACGATGGACAGCACCGTCGCAATGGTCTTGGCGTTGTTGTAGAGGAAACTGTAGACGGCTATCCAAGCACGCCGCTTCTGCCTGTAGGCCTCAAGGTCCACGATGATCCGAAGGTAGGCCTGGCCATCTAGGTACAGAATCGGGGTGAGGCTCTTGAAGAACTCGAGCGTCTCCTCGTCGCCGAAGAAGCCGTGCACGATGTGCTTcacgcgcagctcgcgcacgtCGTTCTCCTGGTTCATCAGCAGCGACAGCACGGAGAGGTACGAGTTGACGGCGTACTCGTCCGTGGAGCTCGCCTCCGTGCACATCTCGAACGCCGCCATGTTGACGAGCCAGTTGGCGGCGAGGCTGTCCACGTACAGCGGCGGCAGGGACAGCGTGGCGAACAAGGGGCCCTTGATGAGGTTCATATCCGACAGCTTGGTCGTCTTCTCCCTGGCTCTCAGCTTGATGCCCATCTCGGCCAGCTCCGCCGCGCTGGTAGATATGGGCACAGCCTTGCCGGAGATGCCCTCCTCTCcattccttcttcttcttcttctgccgccgccgccgccgctgccgcaggCGCTGCCGACTTTGTAGAAGCGGATGAGGCAAAGGAGATGTGATGGGGTGTACCTTTCGTCAATGTCGACCAGAGACAGTGGTTCCTGTGAGTCCCGCCACACTCTGCCCTCGAGGCCCCATGACACCAGCAAGGCTATGATGTGTTTGGTCTGCAAGCCCTGCAGGCGCATGAAGAACTCCATCACCGGCCATGGGATCTGGTTCTCGAGCAGCATCATGTCCCTCATTATGCCCAGCAGGTGTGGCTGAATCATGCTTCTCAGCGGAGAAGCAGCAGCTGTCTCTTCAACTCCTTTACGCAGCATGGTGCCGATGAACTGCACCAGAAAGCATCCATCGACGAACATCATGGTAGTAAACGCATCGTCGTCGTGGGTAGCGATACCTGCGGCGTCGGCGTACCAGCCACGGACTTGGCGTGCGATGGGAACCATCTTCTGGTAGGCTGACTCCCGCGACTCGGCGGCGGCaccagcagcagctgcagccAGTCCCTGGAAGAAGAAGCCGACGGCCGTGCGCTTCACTTCCTCCATCGCCTGGAGCTTGCGGAGGCCATGGTAGTAGGGACCAAGAGCCACGGTCCTCGGGGCGATGTAGTCCTTGTCTGCAGCGATCCTTCGGAGGTTGGAAGGAAACCTGAGGATGGACTTGTTCAAGAACTGAATTCGAACTGCCATGCCATCCATGGTTGGTGCCCCATCCTGCTGCACTGTGTCCTCTTGGATGGCGTCATGGACCACCACCGCAGTTGGAGACAGACAGCGCCTGCAGCTGGCTGGGGTGATGGCGCCAGAGACGTCTGCCATTGATACGTGTTGGTGTTTAGATAGCTGAGTCGTTTCCGTTGTTGTTAAGGGATGACAGtggtatacatatatatatatacacacacagagagagaaTCACATTATTAGTAGCAGGTGCTCGCAAACGATTCTATTATAACCAACTGGAAAAAGGGAAAGCTAAACCCGGGGATCAAGGGTAAAGCAAAAGGAGATTAAGGTTTAAGGAGCTTGTTTCAACAAAACAATTGTACAATGACTAGGATACAAAGAGCTCATGATTACaattctcactctttttttctaATGATGACTATCATATTTTCGAAGAAAAATCCTATTGTGAGTCTCAGTATATTGATTGGATATTTGGAGCACCTTAGCCAGATACAAATGATCCAATCTTCTATCAATTCATACATAGTTGCTTGTAGTTCCAGAGGCATATGTTCACTCTTATATGGTCTTTCGGCAAGATTGGAACACCAAGGTGACAGTCCAATATTATGCCACATGCTGCTTCAATAAGAGTGTTGATGAGAGGATACAATGGCGGTTTGATTGAAGATAAGGATTATAACACCACATATTCTGAGATAGCGCTGCTATTCTTGGCTTTGATCAAAATGACTTGTGTCACCACTGGATACGTACATGACTAGGTGTTGTTACTCAAATTAAAATCAAGTTCAGGTATCCATTCCTCCTGACCGCACTAGAGGTTTTTTTGGGAAGGTTTAGGGCTGATACAGTTATACACAAATTACAGTGTTTTCAACAGGATGTTGAGGGCTAAACAGCCTCTCTATCTATGGCTCAGCGATGGATGATGAAATCAAAGTATATAACATATTAACATCCACTTGAGCTAGTTGTTGCCTTTTCTGACGGCGACGGCTAAGGTGGATCTTTTCCTTCCTGCTGTTCCGGCCCATGCTCTTATTGGCCCAAATATGTTTTGTTGGTTGCTGCTCCGGCAAGCAAATTGAGCTTTGGTCCCCCACAGTTCCACACGACTCGGCGGAGCTTTTCCTATTCCACTTGCCAGctcttaaaaaatattttctttttctaattcttttatttcttttttcttctcATTCTATTTTGATTTTTAATAGATTTGAATTAGTTTGAAATACGGTCACATCAAGTTTAGCCTAGtggttagagcaactccagcagtaaCTCCAAAAACAGAGCCCCTACTTTTTATCTGGATGCTCACCCCTACTTTTATTGGCCCAACAAATTTCTTCTACTCCAGCAATAGCCCCCAAACAAAGCTCCCAAaatccacatcagcagccaatgACATAGGGGACCCATGTGTCATTGGGCCAGACCTTTCTTCTCATCCTCTTCACACACAAGGCAGAGAGGCGAGGCGAGCATCGCGCTTGCGTGCGTGGGGTAGCGTGCCCACGCGGCGGAGGGAGGTATGGCCGGGCCGCTCCAGCGCGGCGGAGGGAGGCGAGGGAGGGGGCACCGGTGGAGGGAGGCGAGGAAGGCGGTGAGAAGGGAAGAGAGCAGGGCAGCCGGAGCGGAGGCGGGCGGCTTGCTGGAGGCCCTCACCGGAGCGGAGGTAGGCGGCTTGCTAGAGGCCCTCGCGCGGTGGATGGGAGGTGGAGGCCCTCGCCGGAGCGGAGACGAGCGGCTTGCTGGAGCGGAGGCCGACTCACAGTCGCGCGATGGAGGGGAGGTGGTGGCGCAGTTTCGTACCGCGCGGGGTGAAACAGGCGGATGGGGGCCGAGGGGGTGACCCAACAGGAATGGGGGCTGGTGGGAGGAATTTGTTGGGCCAACAAATTTGGGGTCTGTTGTAGGGGCTCTGCTGGAGTTGGATTTTTAACTTGGGCACCCATATTTAGCTATTGGGGCTTAAGTAGGggccctgctggagttgctAGCTCGGTAGCGCCACAATCCTGGTTTGGCTCATGTGGGAGCGAATATTATACGATTGAATTAACGACATTGCATTTTCAGTGGTAGGCGATATACTCGTCGACAGTGACACACCTGTGGTGACTTCAATAAACTTGAGGATTTGCCAGCTAAGTCTCCAAAGATACTCATAAGGGTTGGTTTGTGTGCGTGCGTTCAAGGTGAGTGACCGATTCGCCTATCGTAACCCCATCGGCCCAAAGGTCACAGTAAATGAAATCTTTTCCAAAGCGGTTTAAATGTCCACCTAAattaatcaaataaaaaataaaaataagaaaaCTCATGGACAAGCCCACCAAGCTCATCCACAGGTATTCGTCGTCGGGGCGCGTCCTCCACCGCTGACCAGGAGCTGGCCTCCCCACTAGCAAAACCAGCCTCCCCAATGTCGAATAAGGAGGAGAGTCGCTGCCTCACCCACGCCCGCCCTCGATTTGTTGCTGGAAGGTGGGCCCATCAGCGAGCTCATCGGATCCACGAGCCCCGAGGCCAGATCCAGATCTGGAGGTGGTGGAGGTCGCCAGATCTGGAGATGGAGGTGATGGAGGTGGTGGAGGTCGCCTAATCCGCCGCTGGGGAGGAGGGGCGGATCTAGCCCCATGCCAAGGGAAGAGAGGAGCGCCATCACACCATGGGAAAGGGAGGGGCACCATTGTGTCATGGGGAGGAAGAAGCCGTGTGACTATCTTGATAGGATCCATGGCCCAACTTTGGTTAGAGGTGAAACACTAaaacactaattgtcaaataaaataaaaatactatagtagctAAAtcttctacaactaaaaagaacaaaagtaagACCGGCGCGTTACGTGCGATCCTACAACCCTGTGCTTAGGAGGTGGAAGGgtgtaaaaagaaaaaaagaataagCAATGATTTCTAATGCAAATGTACAAGAGAGAAAGAATATACTTCCTCCATACAcataaaaaagtttttagataagATTGGagtcaaacattgagaatatgaatcatgaataacttttaagttatttACTTTGGAAATGTAAaaactatatgaatagattatcttaaaaaaatactttcataatatatatatatataccagtttttgataaatattttttataaaaaataaagagtcaaagttaggctttggagactgtgtcattgtcctaaacgactttctttatgagtatggagggagtataaactTGAAGGTGGAAGGGTGTAAAAAATTACAGAATAAGAAAGGATTCTTGATGTAAAATTGTAGCTTTGCTTAGGAGGTAGAAGGatgtaaaaataaataaagaataagcAAGAATTCCTTATGTAAATGTATACGAGGAAAAGAATATATAAACATAAAGATGAAAGGGtgtaaaaaattaaaaataagaAAGGATTTTTGATGTAAAATTGTAGCTCTTCTTTTCCCTGATCTTGCAAGTCCCTCACGCGTACCTAATGGAACGCCACCGGGAGAAAAATGGAAAGAATTGATTTCGGGGAGTCAGACACGtgagtaagagcatctccaagggttttgcatttgaggtttgcatttgagtaatttgttaaaaagctccaaaagaggtatccaacagttttgcatttggagtttgcaatttgggcaacttggcaaatgagagagcaaacttggcaaaaatgccaagctgtggacgactttgcaaatccgatcgcgcgagcaaagtcacgcgcgaggaaagcgcgcgcgtctggagaccttctatttttatcatttgccaagttcaaatgccaattcccttggagatgacctatttttatcctttgcattttgttatgggagtttgcaaatagcaacaaatgTCAAGTTaatttgccaaagcctttggagatgctctacaaCGAAAGGAGCCCCGATGCTCCTCAACAGTCAGCACAATGGGCATCGGTGAAACATGAAACCAACACAAACTCTGCGaatacaaaaatatattataattTGGGTTTGATTAAATTAACTAGATAATTATGGCTATTCAATTTGGATTTGATTAAATCAACTAAATAATTATGGCTATCTAATTTGAATTTGATTAAATCAACTAAATAATTATGGCTATTTTTGTTTGGTTATTCTATTCTGAACAAAACTACTCCCtcaatcccaaattgtaagttattccaaaaatctgggagagtcaaaacattttcacgtttgaccaaaattatagagaaaaatactaagatttgtaacgtaacatgagtatactataaaaatataattaagaaaaaaatctaatgatacttagttagtatcataataataactattttatcatataaatttggtcaaacttataaaagtttgactctccaagattcttggaatgatttataatttgggatggagggagtaaatgATATGATTAGCGCTTAAAAAACTAaactgagtacaaagtactttttataaaaaaaagtagAACAAAGACAATAGACCTTTAGAGCTATATATCATTTCAATATAGTAGAGTTTGTATAAGTCTGCGACTCCACGCTCTCTGTAACTAagttaattttatattttttttagattaaatGTAAGTTTACTATTGCTATTTAGTTTTTAtagtattattatcttattatgTAATCTATATATTTTGAGTATAAAATATTAGTTATCTCGTAGTGGTTATACTACctaccttgtttagatgcgaaaagattttggatctcgctactgtagcactttcgtttgtttgtgacaaatattgtccaatcatggactaactaggatcaaaagattcgtctcgtgatttacagttaaattgtgcaattagtttttatttttgtctatatttaatacttcatgcatgtgttgaaagattcgatgtgatagaaaatcttgaaaactttttggtttttgaggtgaagcctaatgtaaaattttttgaaactgaACAAGTCCACggtaacaaaaaggaaaaaaagggcAGTACTAGGCAGTGACTTCAGCTCCAGGGACCAGGGTGCAGGATCGAACCAATGGATATGGAAAGGGGCCGACAGCACCCGTCAATCAAAAGCATCAAATCAACACAGCCGTTTTCATACCTTTATGATTCATATTTGACTGTTATgattcatatttaatcattcgctttatttaaattttttatataaataataaaataaataaattattataaaaagatatctaacaataaaataagtcataaaaataaataatgtttattaaatttttttgaataaaacaaATGATCAAACATAAGTCATAGAAATCAAATAAATATAATTATTTATGGAAGAGAGAGTATATTTGTACTACCTACTCTCTTAAAAAAtactacaacaacaacaacaacaacaacaacaacaacaacaacaacaataataataataataataataataataataataataataataataataataataataataatgaatctaataatatatatttagtacaataaatattatattttacTCTTTTATTTGAATTTGATCAAACATATTATACTTTATTAGAATAATATCTACAAGTACTACATTTTTTTCCAACGAATCACTGCCAAACCGATCTCTCAGAGTTGCAGCCTACTTGTGGTCTGAAACGAAGGTGAAGTTTGTCAGAGCGCTTTGTGTGTTGGGTttcagcttttttttttttttttatttagaatcGTGTGTTGGGTTTCAACTGCACGCAGCACGGCATGAGTAACAGGCATTGTAGTAACAAGTGATTGGCAAACACAACATTAGGGCCTGCAAAATGAAAATTATTAGGACAtgtattatagtatttttg
This window of the Sorghum bicolor cultivar BTx623 chromosome 7, Sorghum_bicolor_NCBIv3, whole genome shotgun sequence genome carries:
- the LOC8084997 gene encoding uncharacterized protein LOC8084997, which translates into the protein MADVSGAITPASCRRCLSPTAVVVHDAIQEDTVQQDGAPTMDGMAVRIQFLNKSILRFPSNLRRIAADKDYIAPRTVALGPYYHGLRKLQAMEEVKRTAVGFFFQGLAAAAAGAAAESRESAYQKMVPIARQVRGWYADAAGIATHDDDAFTTMMFVDGCFLVQFIGTMLRKGVEETAAASPLRSMIQPHLLGIMRDMMLLENQIPWPVMEFFMRLQGLQTKHIIALLVSWGLEGRVWRDSQEPLSLVDIDERYTPSHLLCLIRFYKVGSACGSGGGGGRRRRRRNGEEGISGKAVPISTSAAELAEMGIKLRAREKTTKLSDMNLIKGPLFATLSLPPLYVDSLAANWLVNMAAFEMCTEASSTDEYAVNSYLSVLSLLMNQENDVRELRVKHIVHGFFGDEETLEFFKSLTPILYLDGQAYLRIIVDLEAYRQKRRAWIAVYSFLYNNAKTIATVLSIVGVLVGIFKALYSLKKQQM